One Xylocopa sonorina isolate GNS202 chromosome 18, iyXylSono1_principal, whole genome shotgun sequence DNA segment encodes these proteins:
- the LOC143431605 gene encoding disco-interacting protein 2 homolog A-like isoform X3: MRPLSFENLRRLVGRKKDRNEPSFKRSESFKRISIRKSYLDRGKRRNKLQKSLEPTIAPTIETNFNEKPVEKQTAVIKDQKPKKLQDDTLSRESISYDEWLQGVSSSSREKLDELHREKQQNKQNKQNASGKNKICKYQNQNEAGAQHVVEELKVLELDASPVLPAKPFRASNETIQEKNILQEPFVEGPPSVSISLGRVWRDAVPMSFPLSSGPSVHHSLDSALKERKPQPTVARTVSAPEKSIIGKDTSSSAFGFSLRIARLADFRAGLLSGTRNVFFNRRTEKPSPSVSAEGYFKRTNASRRSSSRRRGRRTSQRAKKPPQPQPVRSNSPVWFVPPERRRSRRQRRVWREIRYFPESEIPMVERIDEWSSNLSDDQFDDLKLLLSGDFNDRREGGLNSLVSSSLGSFSATSSSSSACRAPKISDFNEDKLFSEELRSNGVLARRTTWRPVTSNYFASNQFLSFLSKGSGGLIGKEKTTRVDSSTYYRCLSSTDSETEDETNHHGLERRKSSHVAHRQQQHLKRQRSGLRRRPLRRKSQLRKASGQPVFLVRKCSSLRKRPRDITQKGYEKKRTRLLQQYASKQLGAGKDGGGVDVLGIGGVERTGYGSGGGGGGGGGVGVGVGVGVGVGVGVGGRPQPRARRTQRRVTHNEKRYHSGGRLVPGGIASPPGSGGSTGNTGNLNSAAARRGNRRLTRNESRYHSEVRQEAVQQALAAMQGRPKPSLPMPSKRTSVMARSPDRERRDSGESSSDEDSVVTEESPGAGGPTGTGLSDTSSTGSARDTPPPPRPPARRPPGADITDIAEYTPHAYCNIQPPDVTHISNTPAAQQSTRRPGADRVNRYHVVEDQNNTGTTGRWKVSAKIQQLLNTLKRPKRRPLPEFYEDDDIELEIAANPKDPNAPKPEGGSMTSAVGEQTSVATGLPRSLETAIQRYGLASYKAPVATVLDPNGKLCVTLTYGKLLSRSHKIAYTLLNKALSRSGDCCLKPGDRIALVYPNNDPISFMCAFYGCLQAGIVPVPIEVPLTRRDAGSQQIGFLLGSCGIQVALTSEACLKGLPKTAAGEVVAFKGWPKLHWFVTEHLGKTPKDWLPPPRLTDDTPGYIEYTTDKDGSVMGVTVTRSAMLAHCRALTQACGYTEGENAVCVLDFKREVGLWHSTLTSVLNGMHVIFIPYALMKVNPASWMQMITKHRASVAVVKSRDLHWGLLATKDHKDISLASLRLLLVADGANPWSLSSCDQFLSVFQSKGLRPDAVCPCASSSEALTVSVRRPGRAGVNATGRGVLSMSGLSYGVVRVDQENSLTSLTLQDCGQVMPGSIVVVIKMEGQPFICKTDEVGEICVHSSATGNQYWGLQGLTNNTFKVSPLQADGTPLGDVEYTRSGLLGFLGPGGLVFVCGSRDGLMTVTGRKHNADDIIATVLAVEPMKFIYRGRIAVFSVRVLRDERICVVAEQRPDCSEEESFQWMSRVLQAVDSIHAVGIYCLALVPPNYLPKTPLGGIHLSETKRRFLEGTLHPANVLLCPHTCVTNLPKPREVHSDVGPASVMVGNIVQGNRLASAQGRDMGVLDEDSDSAKKYQFISEILRWRAVSTSDHVIFTSLNAKGAVATSLSCSQLHKKAERIGNLLLDRGRINTGDHVALIFPPGTDLICAFYGCLYVGAVPVTIRPPHPQNLQTTLPTVRMIVDVSKSVLVLTNQNILKLLKTKEANNVVETKGWPTILDMDDMPKKKLPVMYRAPTAEMLAYLDFSVSTTGMLAGIKMSHAAVTSLCRAMKLACELYPSRHIALCLDPYSGLGFALWCLSSIYSGHHSILIPPSEVEANPALWLSAVSQSRVRDTFCSYGVMELCTKGLGSSVHALKARGVSLACVRTCVVVAEERPRIALTTSFSKLFSALGLSPRAVSTSFGCRVNTTICLQGASSPEPSTVYVDLRALRNDRVSLVERGSPHSLCLMESGKLLPGVKVIIANPETKGQCGDSHLGEIWVQSAHNASGYFTIYGDESDYADHFNARLVTGNTNEVYARTGYLGFLRRTESVQQSVISDIPGDTSAEADLVPGDAELHDAVFVVGALDEAILLRGMRYHPIDIENSVMRCHKKIAECAVFTWTNLLVVVVELDGSESEALDLVALVTSAVLEEHHLVVGVVVVVDPGVVPINSRGEKQRMHLRDGFLADQLDPIYVAYNM, translated from the exons ATGAGGCCGTTGTCCTTCGAGAACCTGAGGAGGCTCGTAGGCCGTAAGAAGGACCGTAACGAGCCGTCCTTCAAGCGTAGCGAGTCCTTTAAAAGGATATCGATTAGAAAAAGTTACCTGGACCGGGGCAAGCGACGTAACAAGCTTCAGAAAAGCTTGGAGCCCACGATCGCGCCTACCATCGAAACCAACTTCAACGAAAAGCCGGTCGAGAAGCAAACGGCGGTAATAAAGGATCAGAAACCGAAGAAGCTACAGGATGACACGTTGAGCCGCGAATCGATCAGCTACGATGAGTGGCTGCAAGGCGTCAGCTCGTCCTCCCGCGAAAAATTGGACGAGCTGCATCGGGAGAAGCAACAGAACAAGCAAAACAAACAAAACGCCTCGGGGAAGAACAAGATCTGCAAGTATCAAAATCAGAACGAGGCTGGAGCCCAACACGTGGTCGAGGAGTTAAAAGTGCTCGAGCTCGATGCATCGCCAGTGTTACCCGCGAAGCCGTTCAGAGCTTCGAACGAAACGATTCAGGAGAAGAACATCCTTCAGGAACCGTTCGTCGAGGGACCTCCCAGTGTCAGCATCAGCCTTGGTAGAGTATGGAGGGATGCGGTGCCGATGTCCTTTCCCTTGTCTTCCGGACCTTCGGTTCACCATTCGTTGGACAGTGCCTTGAAGGAGAGGAAACCTCAGCCCACTGTGGCGAGAACGGTGTCCGCCCCGGAGAAGAGCATCATCGGGAAGGACACCTCCTCGTCCGCGTTCGGTTTCTCCTTGAGGATCGCCAGGCTGGCCGATTTTCGTGCAGGGTTACTATC GGGTACGAGGAACGTTTTCTTCAACCGAAGAACGGAGAAACCGTCGCCCAGCGTGAGCGCCGAGGGCTACTTCAAGCGAACGAACGCCTCGAGGCGGTCCAGTTCTCGACGTCGTGGAAGACGGACGTCGCAGAGGGCGAAGAAGCCGCCTCAACCCCAGCCGGTTCGATCCAACAGCCCCGTCTGGTTCGTTCCGCCGGAACGACGCCGATCGAGacgtcagagacgcgtctggCGAGAGATCAGATATTTTCCTGAAAGCGAGATACCGATGGTCGAGAGAATCGACGAATGGTCCTCGAATCTGTCCGACGATCAATTCGACGACCTGAAGCTGTTGCTTTCCGGCGATTTTAACGATCGACGGGAGGGAGGTTTGAACTCGTTGGTCTCGTCCTCGTTGGGCTCCTTCTCAGCGACCTCATCCTCCTCGTCGGCTTGTCGCGCGCCAAAGATAAGCGATTTTAACGAGGACAAGCTGTTCTCGGAGGAGCTACGAAGCAACGGTGTCCTCGCACGAAGAACCACATGGCGGCCCGTGACTTCGAACTACTTCGCCAGCAACCAGTTTCTCAGCTTTCTGTCGAAAGGCTCGGGCGGTCTTATCGGCAAAGAGAAGACGACGAGGGTAGACTCGTCGACGTACTACAGGTGTCTCTCGTCTACCGACAGCGAGACCGAGGACGAGACCAATCATCACGGTCTCGAGCGAAGGAAGAGCTCTCACGTGGCGCACAGGCAGCAACAACACTTAAAGAGGCAAAGGTCCGGGCTCAGAAGAAGGCCTCTCAGACGAAAATCTCAGCTACGCAAAGCTTCCGGACAGCCAGTCTTTCTCGTGCGAAAGTGCTCGTCCTTAAGGAAAAGACCCA GGGACATTACGCAAAAGGGCTACGAAAAGAAACGGACACGTCTATTGCAGCAGTATGCCTCGAAGCAGCTGG GGGCTGGAAAGGATGGAGGAGGTGTCGACGTCCTCGGTATCGGAGGGGTCGAGAGAACGGGTTATGGaagcggtggtggtggtggtggtggcggcggcgtcGGCGTTGGCGTTGGCGTCGGTGTCGGAGTCGGCGTCGGTGTCGGTGGCCGACCACAGCCACGTGCACGCCGCACGCAACGCCGTGTCACGCACAACGAGAAGCGCTATCATTCAG GAGGCCGGCTAGTACCTGGCGGGATCGCCAGTCCCCCGGGGTCTGGCGGCTCCACCGGAAACACCGGGAACTTGAACTCGGCGGCTGCGAGACGCGGCAATCGCAGACTCACGCGCAATGAGAGCCGCTATCATTCCG AGGTGCGCCAGGAGGCGGTGCAGCAAGCTTTGGCAGCGATGCAGGGCCGTCCGAAGCCATCGCTGCCGATGCCATCGAAGAGAACCTCCGTGATGGCTAGGAGTCCCGACCGGGAACGTCGCGACAGCGGTGAATCGAGTAGCGACGAGGACAGCGTGGTCACCGAAGAGAGCCCCGGCGCCGGTGGTCCAACGG GCACAGGGCTGTCGGACACCAGCAGCACCGGTTCGGCGCGAGACACGCCTCCGCCTCCGAGACCACCGGCTAGGAGACCTCCTGGTGCGGACATCACCGACATCGCGGAATACACGCCCCATGCCTACTGTAATATCCAACCCCCGGACGTGACGCACATCAGCAACACACCGGCCGCGCAGCAGTCGACCAGACGGCCAGGCGCCGATCGCGTTAATCGTTACCATGTCGTCGAGGATCAGAACAACACCGGGACCACAGGCCGGTGGAAGGTCTCCGCGAAGATACAACAGTTGCTCAACACGTTGAAACGGCCGAAACGGCGGCCGTTGCCCGAGTTCTACGAGGACGACGACATCGAGCTCGAGATCGCTGCCAATCCGAAGGACCCGAATGCTCCAAAGCCTGAGGGCGGTTCTATGACCTCCGCGGTCGGCGAACAGACATCGGTCGCGACCGGCTTGCCCAGGTCGCTCGAAACTGCTATACAAAG GTACGGCTTGGCATCGTACAAGGCGCCAGTGGCAACCGTTCTCGATCCAAACGGCAAACTTTGCGTAACGCTGACTTATGGCAAACTGCTAAGTCGTTCTCATAAAATAGCCTACACCTTGCTGAACAAAGCCCTCAGTCGTAGCGGTGACTGCTGTCTGAAGCCAGGCGATCGAATCGCGCTGGTTTATCCCAACAACGACCCGATAAGCTTCATGTGCGCTTTCTACGGTTGCCTTCAGGCTGGTATCGTACCTGTGCCGATCGAGGTACCTTTAACTCGTCGAGACGCAGGTTCGCAGCAAATTGGTTTTCTTCTCGGGAGTTGTGGTATTCAG GTGGCATTAACCAGCGAAGCTTGTCTGAAAGGCCTGCCAAAGACCGCAGCCGGCGAAGTAGTCGCGTTCAAAGGCTGGCCAAAACTCCATTGGTTCGTCACCGAGCATTTGGGCAAAACGCCGAAAGACTGGCTGCCACCGCCGCGATTGACGGACGACACGCCAGGGTACATTGAGTACACCACGGACAAGGATGGCTCGGTGATGGGAGTGACGGTGACTCGATCGGCGATGCTGGCGCATTGTCGGGCTCTGACGCAAGCCTGCGGCTACACGGAAGGGGAGAACGCCGTGTGCGTGTTGGACTTCAAACGGGAGGTCGGCCTCTGGCACAGCACCCTCACCAGCGTCCTGAACGGGATGCACGTGATTTTCATCCCGTACGCTCTGATGAAAGTGAATCCTGCGAGTTGGATGCAAATGATCACGAAGCATCGTGCCAGCGTGGCCGTGGTCAAGTCGCGAGATCTTCACTGGGGTCTCTTGGCCACGAAAGATCACAAAGATATCTCTTTAGCATCGCTGAGGCTGTTGTTGGTTGCCGACGGTGCCAATCCATGGTCCCTCTCTTCCTGCGATCAGTTTCTCTCGGTATTCCAGTCGAAAGGTCTGCGACCAGACGCTGTGTGTCCGTGTGCATCTTCCAGCGAAGCTCTCACCGTATCGGTCAGAAGACCAGGCCGTGCTGGAGTGAATGCCACTGGTCGTGGCGTACTCTCCATGTCTGGTCTGAGTTACGGGGTTGTCAGAGTGGATCAAGAGAATTCTCTCACTTCCTTGACGCTTCAAGACTGTGGTCAAGTCATGCCCGGAA gtatcGTGGTTGTGATCAAAATGGAAGGGCAACCGTTTATCTGCAAAACCGACGAAGTAGGCGAGATTTGTGTGCACAGTTCGGCGACAGGAAACCAATACTGGGGATTACAAGGACTGACGAATAATACGTTTAAAGTATCCCCGCTCCAAGCCGATGGAACCCCGCTCGGTGACGTGGAATACACTCGTTCTGGTTTATTGGGTTTCCTCGGCCCCGGTGGTCTCGTATTCGTTTGTGGTTCGCGCGACGGTCTTATGACAGTCACAGGAAGGAAGCATAACGCCGACGATATTATCGCCACGGTTCTGGCCGTCGAACCGATGAAATTTATTTACCGCGGTAGAATAGCCGTTTTCAGCGTACGTGTCCTTAGGGACGAACGAATATGTGTAGTCGCGGAACAACGGCCCGATTGCAGCGAAGAGGAA AGTTTCCAATGGATGTCACGAGTCCTGCAAGCGGTGGATTCCATTCACGCTGTCGGAATATACTGTCTCGCGTTGGTCCCACCGAATTACCTTCCGAAAACACCGCTGGGCGGTATTCATCTATCGGAAACGAAACGTCGTTTCCTAGAGGGTACTCTACACCCGGCTAATGTCCTTCTTTGTCCGCACACTTGCGTTACCAATCTACCGAAACCACGCGAAGTCCATTCAG ACGTTGGTCCGGCCAGTGTCATGGTGGGCAACATTGTTCAGGGTAATAGACTGGCTTCGGCACAGGGACGAGACATGGGAGTCCTGGACGAGGACAGTGATAGCGCCAAAAAG TATCAGTTCATTTCGGAGATTCTTCGATGGCGTGCCGTCAGTACCTCCGACCATGTGATTTTCACGTCGCTAAACGCGAAGGGGGCAGTGGCAACGTCTTTGTCCTGTTCGCAGTTGCACAAGAAAGCCGAACGAATTGGGAATTTGTTGTTGGACCGCGGAAGAATCAATACCGGGGACCACGTGGCATTAATATTTCCTCCTGGTACAGACTTGATATGCGCGTTTTATGGTTGCCTTTATGTTGGCGCCGTGCCAGTTACAATTAGGCCGCCTCACCCGCAAAACCTCCAGACCACTTTACCAACTGTTCGCATGATCGTGGACGTCAGTAAGTCCGTGCTCGTGCTCACCAATCAAAATATTCTGAAACTGCTGAAGACGAAG GAAGCGAACAATGTTGTCGAGACTAAGGGTTGGCCGACGATTCTCGATATGGACGACATGCCAAAAAAGAAACTGCCCGTTATGTATCGAGCACCGACAGCGGAGATGCTGGCTTATCTAGATTTTAGCGTCTCGACAACGGGTATGCTCGCTGGAATTAAAATGTCTCACGCAGCAGTAACGTCTCTGTGTCGTGCCATGAAACTCGCCTGCGAATTGTATCCATCGAGGCACATCGCGTTGTGCCTGGATCCCTACTCTGGATTGGGATTTGCTCTCTGGTGTTTAAGCAGTATATACAGCGGTCATCATTCTATACTTATACCACCGTCAGAG GTGGAAGCTAACCCAGCGTTGTGGCTGTCAGCGGTCAGTCAATCGAGAGTAAGAGACACGTTTTGCTCTTACGGTGTGATGGAACTGTGCACAAAGGGTCTCGGTTCGTCCGTTCACGCTCTGAAAGCGCGAGGCGTCAGTTTGGCCTGTGTCAGAACGTGCGTCGTGGTCGCCGAGGAGAGACCACGAATCGCACTTACAACGAGCTTCAGTAAACTCTTTTCTGCTTTGGGTCTGAGTCCCCGTGCCGTTTCAACCTCGTTCGGGTGTAGAGTGAATACAACTATTTGCCTACAG GGAGCATCGAGTCCAGAACCTTCCACGGTATACGTTGATCTCCGTGCATTACGTAACGATCGTGTGTCTCTGGTGGAGAGGGGTAGTCCGCACTCTTTATGCTTGATGGAGTCAGGCAAATTACTCCCCGGGGTGAAAGTAATCATTGCAAACCCGGAAACAAAAGGACAGTGCGGGGATTCTCATTTGGGCGAAATTTGGGTGCAGTCCGCTCACAATGCCAGCGGCTACTTTACCATATATGGCGACGAGAGTGATTACGCGGACCACTTTAACGCCCGCCTCGTGACAGGAAACACGAACGAAGTTTACGCGAGAACCGGCTATCTCGGTTTCTTGAGACGCACCGAGAGCGTGCAACAGTCGGTTATCAGTGACATTCCCGGTGACACTTCCGCCGAGGCGGATCTCGTTCCTGGAGACGCCGAGTTACACGACGCTGTTTTCGTGGTCGGCGCTCTTGACGAAGCAATTCTACTTAGAGGAATGCGGTACCATCCCATCGACATTGAGAATAGCGTAATGAGGTGTCACAAGAAAATTGCGGAATG CGCCGTATTTACGTGGACCAACCTCCTAGTAGTAGTGGTGGAGCTCGACGGAAGTGAAAGCGAAGCGTTAGATCTCGTTGCATTGGTTACCAGCGCAGTACTCGAAGAGCATCACCTAGTAGTCGGTGTGGTGGTCGTGGTGGATCCCGGAGTAGTTCCGATAAATTCGCGCGGCGAGAAGCAGCGAATGCACTTGCGCGACGGTTTCCTAGCGGACCAACTCGATCCTATCTACGTGGCGTATAACATGTGA